ACGCTTGCGCCTGCGAATCATCAAGAATCTTCGCGGAAAACACGTCAGAATACTTCGTCATCAAGGGCCCTGACTTAACTAAAGTTGGTGAAGAAAGCCATGACTTGTCTAAAGTCGacgaagaaaaatgagtgccaaaGTACTCACCtaaccaaccatacacatagtgATAGGGAAGTACCGCAGCATGATCTTCGGTGCTCGTCGAGTTCGAAACAACACTCAAGCCGTTGTAAATATTGGCTAAGACTGGAATCGTAAGGCTAAACGATTCGCCTGCAACCATCTTGCTAGCAACTTTGAAGACTCCGGGACAGATAAAGTTGATGTCGTCTTTAGGGAAGAAATCTTACAAAGCTAACAAACTAAGAAAGCGGCTAGGTAAGATTCTTCCAAGTGCTCTAACGCAACGCCAAGATCCTCAAATGCTCTCAACTCGGCAGGGATACGGGGCCCAGCTAGACTAATGACACCTGACGGATCCAAGTCTCCATTCGGCTTCATCGTCTTGTTGCGACCACATTTCTTCGAATGTGTCTTGTACCTCATGGCATCCCAATACCAAAATCGGATCCATGAAGACATCTTCACGCCTGACTTACCTTGAGCCTCATGGGAAAGCTTGTGATACGCCCAAAACAAATAGCGATAACTTGCAGGCAATCTTCAGCTAATGCGATGAGAAAACTCCTCCACGCTAGGAACAACCTCGTCGTAAAATTTTACCTGGATCGTGAAGCCTCCTATCTTGTGAAGatcccaaagtgaaattgaCATCTCTCCCTGATctgtgtgaagtgtgttggttGCTGAACACCAATGCTCGAAGAACGCACAAATGACGAAAGGATGAAGATCGTAGCTAAACAAAGATGCGTACACAACGTGATAAAGGCCTACGTTGGTAAGCACATCTTTGGATCGGCTCAGGGcatcttcaagccactcctAATAAAACTCAGCAAAGATGGCTTCTCCAATAGTTGGCAAAGTGTTATTCCAAGTCACAGCTCTGCTACGAATGCAATCACCAAGAAGCTCAAACGAAGCCGGTGAATTGTCACGAGCGTGGTGCGAaggattcaagataagaatcttcaattgtcacgccccgatcctgaCCTACGTCCAGAATCGACAAGTGACGTCATCAAATAACAGTATATCTAACATACTCGCATCCGGGATATATACCAAGCACATCCCATGCCTTGAATTGCGtagtaaaattttttttttcgtacactttatggctacatctaacctcccgttagactgcctacgtaccctcaatagggatcaagccattcgtagtttgtCGTTCACTAACTTACACATTTATTCCAATGCGTTCTAATAGAAATACATAGCATTCTGTAATCAATTATTACAACTTAACATACATGACATTACCAAGTTCAGGGCTACAAAACAAACCAACATGCCATTCAAGATTCTCATtccatccatcatataaatccCATGTTTTCAGCACAGTACCTCTATCTAAAACATGTAACATATCAAATAACCAACGAAGCCCATATTATTCTCAAACCACGTtgatcaactaaaataatcataattATAACATCCATATCCAAAGTCATTCCGCAACCCCGTCAATTAAACAATTCATGAATAAAAAAATGCCTGATCTTAGCATTTATTTACGCTAATCTATCAATGCGATAACTTATCATTTCACGAATTTAACTAAGGAACTCTATATAATTCCCTACTTGGATTATGAGTAATAAACATGGTAATTCTCGTTTATATTCACAACATCTATTAGGGATAATTCTCATTCACTagaatctagggttctagactaaccttatggaaatgagcaagagcaAGGATTCCAAAAtactcaacggaatccgaaATATCTAGTGGTTTCTCGTAATCTACCCAAATCtatcacatatataatcaatgCCTACATCATGGAAATGGTGCACTGGCCAACCAGAATTCGGATAAACTGCGACGCTcaggtgagtgacaataatacaagtatgtgatattcaataaaaagaaagacCATCGATCACAGTTTATAAACCTCAAAGATAAGTTCGTAATTATAAAAACATAGTCCAGTATCTAACAACTCTGAATGAGTCACCCAGATATCCAACGGCTTTTCCTATTCAAACCACCAAGATTCTCAAAAACCATCATTCATATGTGcattaaaaactagggctagaggGACGCAGTTCGGCTGAAGCCTATATATGTAACCAAACAGGAAGTGGCCCCCTATCGCAGATTAACCAAACAAAACCACCCCTGCAGTAACCAAGTAGGCAGTGACCCTTatcgtggattaaccaagcagagtcactcctACGCATCTgttaggtagtgatcacctatcgcagattaaccaagcataaTCATCCCTAAGAGTGTGTGTATGGCCATACCAAAGATATAAGGATCGCCTATCGCGGATTATCTAAGCACGATCCATAGAAAATATGGTCccctatcgcggattaaccaagcatgatcactcctaagtatggccataaggatcgcctattgcggattaaccaagcatgatccaTAAATAACAAGGTCCCCTattgtggattaaccaagcaggaccactagTGACCCTCTatcacggattaaccaagcaaggTCATAGTTTCCTACTAGCCCTTAATTTAACAAACATTTCAATATGCAATTCAAAACACTTTTTCACAAATATTACCAATCCATGAATCAATTCACATTTAGGAAAAATAGATCGAtggccaattataaaagaatcaaattttaacagaaaacacatttataaaaccaagtcacATTTTATcagaaaacacatttataaaaccaagttaTATCCACAAAGGATATTAATATAAAGAATCGGGTAAtcaccatatcacatatatcaAAGTCACTCACCTAGATAGGTCCGCAAAGCCTCATTGAGCCTCTATTAATACTCATTTTAGTTTTATAAACGATTCGAGACGTGTTGACCAAAGGTCAACTCTCGATCAACGGTGGTGCCCACAACCCTACATAATTCGATCCATAAGATCCGCATATCAGATTTCAGATCCGTAAATTCCAAAgcccacattatgcttctaaaacaacatgttaaattttcattatgatccaacggtcggatctccgctaATTACTATAATTAGGTGGCGGTCAACCacttattttacaaacttagaaatccaattcgagaagatccgtacgtcggatttccgatccgttagttcctaatatcctcaaatattacgttttGTAATATATAtgagtttggtgacgatccaacagtcggatcgtcgattcatacaTTGATAAagtaatatattataatgaaacTAAGTTCAAACAACCAAACCACTTCATAcggatatcaattatgaaattAAGGCATCTAATTGAACTTAGAAAGACATCGTTGGCCCATTGGCCACACGCCGCCACAGGTGGCAGTCGGGCACCTGGACTTGcctaaaaattcaactatttccaaaagttatcaaatttacagaaatgtagatctcaatgagtagagcaagttttatacatgtgaccaagtccaatttggccgggaaaagctccaatttccCTTAAACCAgtcggaaaccctagaaatgggtggctTCAATCCGTCACCTCCGGTGCTCCATCGTCCCTatagttgtttgggctttgttcctgagtTCATGgagagtctaatggtggtggtaattgaatgAAATCGTTTCATATTTGGTGGATTTCAGCCAAGACTCTTTGCGGCACCCACGGCTTTGGTTCTTCACGAAATCAAGGCTAATCCCAGTGAAGtttgggtgaaaatggaagAGGGAAGGACGATGGTCAATTTGCAGGTGGTGGCAAGGTTGGGATCGCTGGAAAATCGACCAAAAAGCGTTGGAAATGTGGTGTGTGGGTCGAGTCCAATGGGGTATACAGGTTAGCCCGTTTCCCCTTTTCTTCCTCACTCTCCTTTCCTCTCCTTTCTTCTGTTTCTAATTGGTCCTCCTCCTCCCCCCAtcctttccctcatttctcttctttttccttccATCACAGCCGTCCATCTccctcatttcttttcttttcccttcatcccagccacacacgtggcaatTCCTTTGCTCTagaaaatctggagccttctaaATGAGGGCCAAATTACAAAAATGTTCCTAACTTCAAACATTAATAACTTTTCCGTTACAACTCCATTTCACTAACGGTTTACGCCTACTCGTTTGTGAGATTGAGCTCTAttcgaaaatataaattgtgacctcgaacggtctacgaattttaaataattaatttccaaactttaacttcgtaactaatttaattaaaatctaaattcaaataaattaatataaattctcaaaaaataatataaaatctcaataatacaaatacgtagatcgtaacagtgaaatccaggaacgggatttcacatcGATGTACACGCCTTCTTCGTAGTTGATCGGCTAAAATATGTCACCTCCCAAGACACTTCAAAAGACCACGACTTTACGTGCATCAAGTTGTCTTTTGCAAGAAGAACAAGGGCCTTAGGGCTAGTCAACGACGCTTAAAGCTTCAATGTCGTCCCCCTATCTTGCGAATCACCTTCCTTCGCAAAAATAGTGATGGTATTATTCTTAAAGCACTTGAAAAATATCATGGCtgcaacaaaataaacaaagcaACATAAGCACAAAAGTGGGGtggcaaagaaagaaaaatcgcTTCACTAAAGCAAAAAACATGCAAGACAAACCTCGTAAGCGTTGAAGAATGACGATGATGAAGTCACAACCACGAAAGAAAATCAGCCACAAAGCTTGGTCAATCACGGCAAAGAGGGCAGCTTCAAGACGGTTCTTCAACACACGATATagtagcaaagaaaaaaaaatgccatGTAATCGCACTACACAACCCCACAACGATTACGCGAGCAGTTTCTTGCACTGCACGGCAAAAGATAGAGCAGCTACATGATGGTCTATCGAAGCGTGctacagtagcaaagaaaaccaaaacgcTACACAATCGCACTACGTAACCCCACAACAATTacgcaagcagtttcttgcactGCACGGCAACGTCACCACCGAGGAAAGCTGTGACCAAAAGGTACTACATAGCATAAACTcgctgcagtcttttgcacagCCCTACACAATAAAAGTGACGCACTATAACAAGCTTCAAAGCAGCTACAACTCGCACCAAACAACAACAAGGGGCACGACAAGGAGCAGCAACAATGCACAAGGCAGTAGCAGCAACAAATGCGCACGACAACGTCACTACCAAGGGAAtactgtgaccaaaaggcattacatAGTGTAAACATgctgcagtcttttgcacatCACCACGTGGTAAACAATGACGCATTGCAACAAGCAAAACCCATGGCAAAAGCTCCAAACAAGCCCACGGCAAGAATTGTGTGTTGTGAAAAAAATGCACACCCAATGGTCCTATAAATAAGGGTCAATTTCTTCCCAATGCTATAAGGGAAATACATACCCAAAtagcaaaaggaaaatcaaaacaaggaagcacattccaaccaaaagaaggaagcaaattccAAGCAAAAAAAATGGCAAGTTTCAGCCAATATGCACAAGCAtgacgtttttggtgaaaattcaaCTTTCTGAAGGAGTTTTGATGCAAGAccaattggagaaggaagctaAGTAGCTAAGGATCATTGTGCCAAATGTTCCAGTTTTCAAAGTTATTCCCACAGAAGTTGTTTTCCCTTTAGGATTGCGCAGTTGTAGGAAAATACAAAGTTGAAGGCTTTCCCGATTTTTCCTAGTGGCATGCGATATATACCTGAAAAGATAAGAGATAAGGCTACGTTTCCcatatttttacaaaattttccaGAAGAGAAATCAATCTCAAACTGGGCGTGCAAATCAGATGGCATGTttcccaaaacaaaacaaaacaaaacaaaacaaaaaaaaaggaagggaaaGGAAAAATACCTCCTTGCCATAGGgaatcaaaagaaaagaaaattaaaaccctCCTTGTTGTAGGAAAtcaaaagaggaaagaaaaactCCTTCATTGCAAtgggaaataaaaaaaaggaaagaaatttgTCCTCCTTGCCATGGAAATAAAAACCAGGAACAAAACATCTCCTTCCTTGCCATgggaaaagaaaagaggaaacaaaaaaaattcctcCTTGCCGTGGGGAAGAAAGAAGGGAAGAAAAATGCACATCCTACTTACCCAAGAACAAGCATTAAATCTTTCTAaaaccttgaaggaaatcaccaaAGTTTTGCAACACCTTGAAAGAAGTCACCCTCGTTACCAAAATTAAAGGGGATTCCTATCGAATGAAGGAAAACATTTTTGTCAAAGATTATGGGAAATCAAATACGCACAATAAGTATGTGCCGATTTATCCGTTTTcaaaatttctttcaagatcaagcctcaacggcccttaaagaaatgtttcgttcaagatcaagcatctacggcccttgacaaaattcatcacttcattcaagattaagcctctaTAACCCTTAAAGAAAACGTTCATTTCACTCAAGACCAAGCCTTAACGGCCATAGAAGAAATGTTTCGTTCACGAAAtacgcctcaacggcccttgaagaagcaaactaattcaagattaagtctcgacgacccttgagttagaacattcacattgcaggacttcaaaacacgtttcctacatgtgacaagcaTATGCCTACAACAAGCCTTGAAGTTGGAGCATTTGTAGATATGTAAATTCattgcatacaaatgatgcatcgCAAAGCTCCaagtggcatatgactcatcacaaatgaactagtcatcaatgacatgtggcacaaatcaagcgaATAAAGCTTAAAACTTACCAAAATTCGACCAAAGAGAGAAAACCTCTCTTAAAAAAATAGGCAAGGGTTCAAAGTGTTCtcaaaaccaaaaagaaagttaaggcatcttcataaaacaagcaagaattgaagattgctcacaaaataggcaacaaaGGCTCTATAATTCAGCCAAGGGagtaaagatggctaaaattaagacacaaaacatccctaaattctcccatgaaCGAATCAGGAcataaatcaaagccaaatccatccaaatGTAAACTTtgagaagcctataaatacaaggttctcccacaagcataagggtcgaaaaatctctacacagaagaacctctgccaaacctttgaagactaatacgttGCCAAAACTCTATTCGAAGAACATTCAACCAAATCCGAAGCTTTCTCTCGACCAAAGCCGAAGCActtccttgaagaatcaacaaacgctcgtgccgattccttcaagaTTTTGTTGCAAGCTTATAAAGTTGTAGCAACGTtcgtttcaagatcaagtccccaAAACCCTTGAAGCAACGAAATCCCATATCAAACACTACCTTTGCCACACCCTTGAGGTGAAGATCATCCACGCATtgttttcaagctcaaaacttgaaataATCGTTCAACCTTTCGTCCGAGATTAAGTCAccgcgacccttggatcaacaacctacgcatctacatcaaatttaaaGACTAAATCAGAGGAAAAaatgtaaacagagattgtaacctataaattcaaatcaatacaaaactactttgtacacgtgttttgGTTTCATTTGACaccaaaattttcatgtttacaaaacATGTATGAATATACCGCCCCAATATTTTTTATGCCCCCGATTGTTTGGGGCGCCAGACAATCTCTCTGCTCGCACTTGCAAGGGCTAACCCAATCTACACAAAGGGATAAAAAAATGGCTTAAGTCTCACAACGAACTAAACGGAATGTTAACACCTAGACGTTAGGCCCCTGCCCTTGCTCGTCTCCTTACTAGCgcctttaaaaccttgcttCTGCATAAacatgaatattaaaaaaaagattgCATAAAAACACTGCAAGTACAGCTAGCGTTGTGATACAATTATTTACAATGTTCCCTTCCTCCAAAGCTCTTCCCCAGTTACTTCAACTTTAGACACTGATGAATTCCAATCTGCTCAGTTCAGCGATCACCGCTGTCTACTCCCCGAACCTGGCCGTCCGACATAAAAAACATTATGATGCCTGCATTTTTAAGCAGAGTAAACATGACCAAATTTGTCATACCATGCAGTTTTCAGGGCTCTCGATAAAAGCCCTGAAATATAATACATAACGCCCAAGTGCCGCAAGAATTAAGTCAAAACGATAAAGAAAGCGAATAAAAACAACCAGCAATAACAGAAGGAAGACCAAGCAGATTTTCAACGAATTTAACGAccctaaatcatcaaaattaaaccCACATAAGCAAAATACTCAACGTCAAATTAAGGTGAAAATTCTCATACCGGTTGACAAGTGGTTGCTCGATAGTATTGGAGCTCCCCACAATAGGGATTTTGATATTGTTCAGATGGAGGGGGTTTGGTTCATAACAAATATTGCAATGGAGGGGGTTCTCCCTCACCGTGGCTTAAAAACAGGATCACCCTTAACAAGGGAGTTTTGCTTGTAATACATATATACGTTGCATATCGTTTTCACATCGAAGGGAGAAGCAGTACGGCTAATGCCTCCCACCATAACCAAGCTCGCTATCCATATTTATTTCAACAAAGCTTTCTTCGGCCTCTCCCATGTCTCTTTTCGCATCCTCAAAATCTAACTCTGCCAAATTTAGCCTAGCCTTCAACCTCTTGACTTCATTCTCCAAAGCATCCACATTATTTCTCAGCTCTCTTACCTCTAGTTCCCTGTCCACAAACTTCTTCATACCCAATGCGGATTGAACATGAGGCTCCAACCAAGCCAAGTCAAATCTGAAGGACTCAAGCTCCTCCCATAAAAGTCGAAGGTGCTCACAAGCATCCTCGTTCATATCTGTACCCTTGTTAGTCTTTAGAAAATGCAGGAGTCTACCCAAAGCTGTGAATGCCCATTCAGTAAACATAGGACTCCTCTTCCTTTGGCACTCGATCAATGAAGGATGCAACAAACAGACTTCCTCTAGGAATGGAACAAAAGCTTTGTCTATTTTCCCTAAACCCCTGAAATCCATGAGCTCGCCAACTGGGGCAGAGGTTTTTTGCCCATGTTCCTTGCCTATCGGAGATCCGACAGGGCTATCGTCACCCCCAGTCCAAACTTGTCCATCACTTGGTCCATCCCACAAGGCCAGAACTTGAGCAGAACTAGGTGTCGTAACTGCTACTGAAGAGATTAGAACTTGCTCAAAATCAGcatttgtttgcttttgttcAGAACTTGGTGCATCCTGAAAAGCAAGCACCTGTTCAGAAATAGGCGCTGTAAGTTGAACAGCTTCCACATCTGAATACCCTTGCCTTTCATCTTCATGGTGTAAGGGCTTTATAGGAGGACAAAACCAAGTTTCCTGGACTTCGGCCATATAGTCAACCTGACTGACAGCAACCTCAGCTTCAAGAACACATGTATCATTCACAATAAACCCTTGGGCGACATCACAAAGCTCACTTAGAGGCATGAATGATGTGAAGCCCCAATCTCTTTTACTTGCGCAGAACACATGTTTAGTTTCtgtaaaatcaaaataagacagaTTACAAACAATTATAATAAGAAAAGCATAGCTCATAGGCAATTAAAGAATAATAACAATGGAAACTCAACATTACTATCATGTACACAGTAATTCTCTTCTCTGGTAGTCTAATATGTCTGGGCAACAAAAGTAGACATGCTTTCTGAAGAACTAAATATATATCCCTTCTATGGGAAAGTAAAAGTTACCACTCTTGttcctctttaattttttttcgacAAGAAACCAAAATCTTATTACGAAAATTATCAAATTTACGGCAGCAAAACAATTAAGTTAAATTAGAAGACCAGACATTTAAGCTTCAAACCACACTCAATCAACTTGCTGCAACTTCCCAGTCCAGCAACCATGCTCGTGATTGGCATGCATATAGATAACTCCCTGAACTCTACATTGACCGAAGCCCAAAGAGTTGACATAAAACTAACTCTACCACAAGCACACCAACCCCTGAACAATCCTAAAAAATCCTTGTAGTTTCACCGTTTCTATCCCCAAAAAACGACCATCACCCTTCAACCTCAGAGTTTTGACATTCATGCCTTTTCCCATGACCTTGAGAACTGCATACTTAACAATTCATAAAATACCTTTTGGAATCGCCCAATTTACCTGAGCCTAATTTCCACCTATCATCATATCTGAGACTTAGTGGGACGCTGTATGTCCAGAACAAACAAGAGAAACAAACTTTCATATTTCCATTCTTTCTTCCAGCGAGTCCCCACGTTCCATGAAGTACAAAAATTGCTACGGCAACTGATGCCAAAACCTAAAGCCGATAGACAACACTTGGTACGAAGGAGTCTTGGGAAAAACATAACAAGTGCA
This region of Malus domestica chromosome 07, GDT2T_hap1 genomic DNA includes:
- the LOC103438635 gene encoding uncharacterized protein: MEKKQVGELVSVTFTWKIEKFSRLRSQKHYSDGFKVGDFEWQIVVYPKGSSGIPGTQDLSIYLKVADASALPSGWSRYAHFTLTVVNQVKYDKSITVETKHVFCASKRDWGFTSFMPLSELCDVAQGFIVNDTCVLEAEVAVSQVDYMAEVQETWFCPPIKPLHHEDERQGYSDVEAVQLTAPISEQVLAFQDAPSSEQKQTNADFEQVLISSVAVTTPSSAQVLALWDGPSDGQVWTGGDDSPVGSPIGKEHGQKTSAPVGELMDFRGLGKIDKAFVPFLEEVCLLHPSLIECQRKRSPMFTEWAFTALGRLLHFLKTNKGTDMNEDACEHLRLLWEELESFRFDLAWLEPHVQSALGMKKFVDRELEVRELRNNVDALENEVKRLKARLNLAELDFEDAKRDMGEAEESFVEINMDSELGYGGRH